In one Streptomyces sp. NBC_00597 genomic region, the following are encoded:
- a CDS encoding YtxH domain-containing protein has translation MRYKVTFAVGLALGYVLGTRAGRERYEQLKKSAREIVQNPAVRNTAETVGHTGRRYAGRAFVAVSDKVSGVVPSSLAGRVRGLRDRAGGGSEDDWGTSNT, from the coding sequence ATGCGCTACAAGGTCACGTTCGCGGTCGGACTGGCCCTCGGGTACGTGCTCGGAACGCGCGCCGGGCGCGAGCGTTACGAGCAGCTGAAGAAGTCCGCCCGCGAGATCGTGCAGAACCCGGCGGTGCGCAATACCGCCGAGACCGTCGGACACACGGGGCGGCGGTACGCCGGGCGGGCCTTCGTCGCAGTGAGCGACAAGGTCAGTGGCGTGGTGCCGTCCTCCCTGGCCGGGCGGGTGCGGGGACTGCGTGACCGGGCCGGCGGCGGCTCCGAGGACGACTGGGGCACCAGCAACACCTGA
- a CDS encoding FGGY family carbohydrate kinase: protein MGIVAGLDSSSAFTRIVVCDAETGAVLRQGYAPHPQPAGDPEGVHPHETDPQAWLLSLGEAAGGGLLEGVQAIGVSAQQHGLLPLDQQGALVRPALIGNDKRGQVAAADLIEALGGRQAWAEAVGSVPQSAQPVAKLAWLARAEPEAARRVAVLMSAHDWLVWQLLGRPARRTTDRGGASGTGYWSAATGSYRPDLVELALGHMALLPEVLPPAEAAGMTPEGLLISAGTGETMAAALGLGLGPGDAVVSLGASGSVMAVHHEALSEPGGLITSLADASGMHLPVVNVSNAVRALRGTAELLGTDLRGLSELALKSTPGAHGLVLLPYLEGERTPNLPHSAGTLAGLRRDSMKPEHLARAAFEGMLCGLADALDVLRSRGVEIRRVFLLGAAAELPAVQAAAPGLFGTQIVVPAPADYAALGAARQAAWALGVQQGTLAPHTPPVWPGPAAQVFEPGEEYPAWQGVRQQYIATREQIHPGAFQG, encoded by the coding sequence ATGGGGATAGTCGCCGGGCTGGACAGCTCTTCCGCCTTCACTCGCATAGTCGTCTGCGACGCCGAAACCGGTGCCGTCCTGCGCCAGGGCTACGCGCCCCATCCGCAGCCCGCGGGCGATCCCGAGGGTGTCCACCCCCATGAGACCGACCCGCAGGCCTGGCTGCTCTCCCTCGGCGAGGCCGCCGGCGGCGGGCTCCTCGAAGGCGTCCAGGCCATAGGCGTTTCCGCCCAGCAGCACGGACTGCTGCCGCTGGACCAGCAGGGCGCCCTGGTGCGTCCGGCCCTGATCGGCAACGACAAGCGCGGCCAGGTCGCCGCCGCCGACCTCATCGAGGCGCTGGGCGGCAGGCAGGCCTGGGCCGAGGCCGTCGGGTCCGTCCCGCAGTCCGCCCAGCCGGTGGCGAAGCTGGCCTGGCTGGCCCGCGCCGAGCCGGAGGCGGCCCGCCGGGTGGCGGTGCTGATGTCCGCGCACGACTGGCTGGTCTGGCAGCTGCTGGGCCGTCCGGCCCGGCGGACCACCGACCGGGGCGGCGCCTCGGGGACCGGCTACTGGTCGGCGGCCACCGGTTCGTACCGCCCCGACCTGGTCGAGCTGGCGCTCGGGCACATGGCGCTGCTGCCCGAGGTGCTCCCGCCGGCCGAGGCCGCCGGGATGACGCCGGAGGGGCTGTTGATCTCCGCCGGCACCGGGGAGACCATGGCCGCAGCTCTCGGGCTCGGCCTCGGACCCGGTGACGCGGTGGTCTCGCTGGGCGCCTCCGGCTCGGTGATGGCCGTGCACCACGAGGCGCTGTCGGAGCCGGGCGGACTGATCACCTCGCTGGCCGACGCCAGTGGCATGCACCTGCCGGTAGTGAACGTCTCCAATGCCGTACGGGCGCTGCGGGGCACCGCCGAGCTGCTGGGCACCGACCTTCGAGGTCTGTCCGAACTCGCGCTGAAGTCGACGCCGGGTGCGCACGGGCTCGTGCTCCTGCCGTACCTGGAGGGCGAGCGGACCCCGAACCTGCCGCACAGCGCCGGGACCCTGGCCGGCCTGAGGCGGGACTCGATGAAGCCCGAGCACCTGGCGCGCGCCGCGTTCGAGGGCATGCTGTGCGGGCTGGCCGACGCGCTCGACGTGCTGCGTTCGCGCGGGGTCGAGATCCGCCGGGTGTTCCTGCTGGGTGCGGCGGCCGAGCTGCCCGCCGTACAGGCCGCCGCTCCCGGGCTGTTCGGCACGCAGATCGTCGTGCCGGCGCCGGCCGACTACGCCGCGCTGGGCGCGGCGCGCCAAGCCGCGTGGGCGCTGGGGGTGCAGCAGGGCACGCTGGCCCCGCACACCCCGCCGGTGTGGCCGGGGCCGGCGGCGCAGGTCTTCGAGCCGGGCGAGGAGTACCCGGCGTGGCAGGGGGTGCGCCAGCAGTACATCGCGACGCGCGAGCAGATCCACCCGGGGGCGTTCCAGGGCTGA